A region from the Brassica napus cultivar Da-Ae chromosome C8, Da-Ae, whole genome shotgun sequence genome encodes:
- the LOC106424265 gene encoding 1-aminocyclopropane-1-carboxylate oxidase homolog 7, whose amino-acid sequence MAPDLPDPEELPVACRDAMIGYSDHVKRLGGLIFELVSEALGLSPETLKRMDCAKDQVGGLQVLHQDCWVDVTPIPRALIINFGDFLQMMTNNKFISVNHSVLANRVGPRISVACFFCYPTNLNSTA is encoded by the exons ATGGCTCCTGATCTTCCAGACCCTGAGGAGCTCCCGGTTGCTTGCAGGGACGCTATGATTGGATACTCGGACCATGTGAAGAGGTTAGGTGGTTTGATCTTTGAACTTGTATCAGAAGCTCTTGGTTTGAGCCCTGAGACCCTTAAGAGGATGGACTGCGCCAAGG ATCAAGTCGGTGGTCTTCAAGTTCTTCATCAAGACTGTTGGGTCGATGTAACGCCTATTCCCAGGGCTCTTATCATCAACTTCGGAGACTTTTTGCAG ATGATGACTAACAATAAGTTCATAAGTGTGAACCATAGTGTGCTTGCGAACAGAGTTGGGCCGAGGATATCAGTCGCGTGCTTTTTCTGCTATCCTACGAATCTAAACTCAACAGCTTAA
- the LOC106424300 gene encoding cryptochrome-2 (The RefSeq protein has 1 substitution, 1 non-frameshifting indel compared to this genomic sequence), with protein MSTNKKTIVWFRRDLRIEDNPALAAAAHEGSVFPVFIWCPEEEGQFYPGRASRWWMKQSLAHLTQSLKALGSEPTLIKTHNTVSAILDCVRATGATKVVFNHLYDPVSLVRDHTVKEKLVERGISVQSYNGDLLYEPWEIYCEKGKPFTNFNSYWKKCLDMPVESVVIPPPWRLIPLTAAGTVWACSIEELGLENEAEKPSNALLTRAWSPGWSNADKILTEFIEKQLIDYAKNSKKVVGNSTSLLSPYLHFGEISVRRVFQCARMKQIIWARDKNGQGVESAVLFLRGIGLRDYSRYICFNFPFTHEQSLLSHLRFFPWDADVEKFKAWRQGRTGYPLVDAGMRELWATGWMHNRIRVIVSSFAVKFLLLPWKWGMKYFWDTLLDADLECDIIGWQYISGSLPDGHELDRLDNPAIQGAKYDPEGEYIRQWLPELARLPTEWIHHPWDAPLTVLKASGVELGTNYAKPIVDIDTARELLTKAISRTREAQIMIGAPDEIVADSFEALEAANTVKEHGYCPSSNDQQVPSDVRYSGSKRVKPAEEEEEREMKKLRGFNEVIREEEERGLFSTAESSSSSSVRSVFMVSHSCSLVSEGKNLEGIQDSSDQIATSLGKNG; from the exons ATGTCGACAAACAAAAAGACAATAGTTTGGTTCAGAAGGGACCTAAGGATTGAGGATAACCCTGCATTAGCAGCCGCTGCTCACGAAGGATCTGTCTTCCCTGTTTTCATCTGGTGTCCTGAAGAAGAAGGACAGTTTTATCCAGGAAGGGCTTCAAGATGGTGGATGAAACAATCACTTGCTCACTTGACTCAATCCTTAAAAGCTCTTGGATCTGAGCTCACTTTAATCAAAACCCATAACACCGTTTCAGCTATCTTGGACTGTGTTCGAGCAACCGGTGCTACTAAAGTCGTCTTTAATCACCTCTATG ATCCTGTTTCGTTGGTTCGAGACCATACCGTGAAGGAGAAGCTTGTGGAACGTGGGATCTCTGTGCAAAGCTACAACGGAGATCTATTGTATGAGCCGTGGGAGATATACTGTGAAAAGGGCAAACCTTTTACGAATTTTAATTCTTACTGGAAGAAATGCTTAGACATGCCTGTTGAATCCGTTGTCATTCCTCCTCCTTGGCGCTTGATTCCTCTCACTGCAG CTGGAACGGTTTGGGCGTGTTCAATCGAAGAGCTAGGATTAGAAAACGAGGCGGAGAAGCCGAGCAACGCGTTGCTAACCAGAGCTTGGTCTCCAGGGTGGAGCAACGCTGACAAGATACTAACCGAGTTCATCGAGAAGCAGCTCATAGACTACGCAAAGAACAGCAAGAAAGTCGTTGGCAACTCAACCTCTTTACTCTCTCCCTATCTCCACTTCGGGGAGATAAGCGTCAGGCGCGTGTTCCAATGCGCCAGGATGAAACAAATCATATGGGCGAGAGACAAGAACGGCCAAGGAGTAGAAAGCGCGGTTCTTTTCCTCAGGGGGATCGGTCTAAGAGACTACTCTCGTTACATATGTTTCAACTTCCCTTTCACTCACGAGCAGTCTTTGCTGAGTCATCTCCGTTTCTTCCCTTGGGATGCTGACGTGGAGAAGTTCAAGGCGTGGAGACAAGGCAGGACTGGGTATCCGTTGGTGGATGCTGGGATGAGAGAGCTTTGGGCTACTGGATGGATGCATAACAGGATTAGAGTGATTGTTTCGAGCTTCGCTGtgaagtttcttcttcttccgtggAAGTGGGGGATGAAGTATTTTTGGGATACTCTTTTGGATGCTGATTTGGAGTGTGACATTATTGGATGGCAGTATATCTCTGGCAGCTTGCCTGATGGACATGAGCTTGATCGCTTGGACAATCCTGCG ATACAAGGCGCAAAGTATGACCCGGAAGGAGAGTACATAAGGCAATGGCTACCCGAGCTCGCGAGGTTACCAACTGAATGGATCCATCATCCATGGGACGCTCCATTAACAGTACTCAAAGCCTCTGGTGTGGAACTCGGAACTAACTACGCCAAACCCATTGTAGACATCGACACAGCTCGTGAGCTGCTAACCAAAGCCATATCAAGAACTCGTGAAGCACAGATCATGATCGGAGCAGCTCCTGATGAGATTGTAGCTGATAGCTTCGAGGCCTTAGAGGCTGCTAATACCGTTAAAGAACATGGTTATTGCCCGTCTTCTAACGACCAGCAAGTACCATCGGATGTTCGTTACAGTGGGTCAAAGAGAGTGAAACccgctgaagaagaagaagagagagagatgaagaaacttagaggattcaacgaagttattagagaagaagaagaaaggggtTTGTTTTCTACTGccgagtcttcttcttcttcgagtgTTAGGAGTGTGTTCATGGTTTCTCATTCTTGCTCGCTGGTGTCAGAAgggaagaacttggaaggtatTCAAGATTCTTCTGATCAGATTGCTACAAGTTTGGGGAAAAATGGttag
- the LOC106424310 gene encoding malate dehydrogenase 1, cytoplasmic: MAKEPVRVLVTGAAGQIGYALVPMIARGIMLGADQPVILHMLDIPFAAEALNGVKMELIDAAFPLLKGVVATTDVVEGCTGVNVAVMVGGFPRKDGMERKDVMSKNVSIYKSQAAALEKHAAPNCKVLVVANPANTNALILKEFAPSIPEKNITCLTRLDHNRALGQISERLSVPVSDVKNVIIWGNHSSTQYPDVNHAKVQTSSGEKPVREFVKNDEWLNGEFITTVQQRGAAIIKARKLSSALSAASSACDHIRDWVLGTPEGTFVSMGVYSDGSYNVPSGLIYSFPVTCRNGEWSIVQGLPIDEVSRKKMDLTAEELKEEKDLAYSCLS, from the exons ATGGCGAAGGAACCAGTTCGTGTGCTCGTTACCGGTGCTGCAG GACAAATTGGATACGCTCTTGTCCCTATGATTGCAAGAGGTATTATGCTAGGTGCTGACCAGCCAGTGATCCTCCACATGTTGGATATTCCCTTTGCTGCTGAAGCTCTCAACGGTGTCAAGATGGAGTTGATCGATGCTGCTTTCCCTCTCCTCAAAG GTGTTGTTGCTACAACTGATGTCGTTGAGGGATGTACTGGAGTCAACGTTGCTGTTATGGTTGGTGGATTCCCGAGGAAAGATGGAATGGAGAGGAAGGATGTCATGTCCAAGAATGTCTCCATTTACAAGTCCCAGGCTGCTGCGTTGGAGAAGCACGCCGCTCCTAACTGCAAG gttctTGTTGTTGCAAACCCTGCAAACACCAACGCATTGATCCTGAAGGAATTTGCACCATCGATCCCCGAGAAGAACATCACTTGTTTGACAAGGCTTGACCACAACAGGGCCTTGGGTCAGATCTCCGAGAGGTTGAGCGTGCCCGTCTCTGATGTTAAGAACGTGATCATCTGGGGAAACCACTCATCCACACAGTACCCAGATGTCAACCACGCCAAGGTTCAGACATCATCTGGAGAGAAGCCTGTCCGCGAGTTCGTCAAGAACGATGAGTGGTTGAACGGAGAATTCATCACTACGGTTCAACAACGTGGAGCTGCAATCATCAAGGCGAGGAAGTTGTCGAGTGCACTTTCTGCTGCTAGCTCTGCATGTGACCACATCCGTGACTGGGTCCTTGGAACTCCAGAG GGTACATTTGTTTCCATGGGAGTATACTCGGATGGCTCTTACAACGTTCCATCAGGACTTATCTACTCCTTCCCTGTCACTTGTCGCAATGGAGAGTGGAGCATTGTCCAAG GGCTTCCGATCGATGAAGTATCAAGGAAGAAGATGGATTTGACTGCAGAGGAGCTGAAGGAAGAGAAGGACTTGGCCTACTCATGCCTCTCTTAA